In Topomyia yanbarensis strain Yona2022 chromosome 2, ASM3024719v1, whole genome shotgun sequence, one DNA window encodes the following:
- the LOC131681305 gene encoding ovarian-specific serine/threonine-protein kinase Lok isoform X2, producing the protein MASNTEPDTQTQVTTQQSGLWSQIESQPVENVIWGRLYGKNLKIKTLDLCNESFHVGRGEDNDLCVGNDCLPKKILARISKVQFCLQKDIVDLQNPTYIVDKSRNGTFVNGNLIGLGKQMIIKNDDIIGLSHPMFRAFVYKDQFAQNDLKDLPKAISDTYYVGRKLGSGACGVVHLVYDTKSCTPYAIKHVKKNGLAESSRPKVLNDPQRVMNEVNIMKNLEHPCVIKMHDIVNTPDSVYMVLEYMKGGELLGRILSKKGLSEKTAKLYFLQICHAVKYLHAKGITHRDLKPDNILLRDSDDETLVKVSDFGLSKFVRKDSVMQTLCGTPLYVAPEVLMTGGRDSYTRKVDIWSLGVVLFTMLSATLPFADEYGSPAVEQIKRAKFQFRHHSWKSVSSTAKKLIYDILTVDPNTRPTIDDILRSTWMRDAEVIEKAERLMQMKLTGSKKSSSSDIENNNEKVFAEPPKKRQRTK; encoded by the exons ATGGCAAGCAATACCGAACCAGATACGCAAACTCAGGTGACAACGCAACAGTCCGGTCTCTGGAGCCAGATTGAAAGTCAACCGGTGGAAAACGTTATTTGGGGCAGACTGTACGGAAAGAATTTAAAGATCAAAACGCTCG ATCTATGCAATGAATCTTTCCATGTCGGCAGAGGCGAGGACAATGATCTGTGCGTTGGCAATGATTGCTTGCCGAAGAAGATACTAGCGCGTATCTCAAAAGTGCAGTTTTGTTTGCAAAAGGACATAGTCGATTTGCAGAACCCAACGTACATCGTG GACAAATCCCGCAACGGCACATTCGTAAATGGTAATCTCATTGGGCTCGGCAAGCAGATGATCATCAAAAATGATGACATCATTGGCTTATCCCATCCCATGTTTAGAGCCTTTGTATATAAAGATCAATTTgcacaaaatgatttaaaagaTCTGCCTAAAGCTATCAGTGACACATACTATGTGGGTCGGAAATTAGGATCCGGAGCTTGTGGTGTAGTTCATCTAGTCTACGATACCAAGTCCTGTACGCCATATGCAATAAAACACGTCAAGAAGAACGGTTTAGCCGAAAGTAGCAGGCCTAAGGTGTTGAACGATCCTCAGCGCGTTATGAATGAGGTCAACATAATGAAAAATTTGGAACAC CCTTGTGTCATCAAGATGCACGATATTGTTAATACTCCAGATTCAGTTTACATGGTACTGGAGTACATGAAGGGTGGCGAGTTGTTGGGACGCATTCTCAGCAAGAAGGGCCTTTCTGAGAAAACCGCTAAGCTCTACTTCCTTCAAATATGTCATGCAGTGAAATATTTGCATGCGAAAG GTATCACCCATCGTGACTTGAAACCGGATAACATCCTTTTGCGGGACAGCGACGATGAAACGCTGGTCAAAGTGTCCGACTTCGGGTTAAGCAAGTTCGTACGAAAAGACTCGGTAATGCAAACATTATGCGGAACACCACTCTATGTTGCACCTGAGGTGTTGATGACCGGGGGAAGAGACTCGTACACCCGCAAAGTAGACATTTGGAGCCTCGGCGTCGTTTTGTTCACGATGCTTAGCGCCACACTGCCTTTCGCTGACGAGTACGGAAGCCCTGCCGTGGAACAGATCAAGCGAGCCAAATTTCAATTTCGCCACCACTCGTGGAAATCGGTATCGTCGACTGCCAAAAAACTTATCTACGATATCCTGACAGTGGATCCTAACACTCGGCCTACGATTGACGACATATTGAGAAGTACCTGGATGCGGGATGCCGAAGTAATTGAAAAGGCGGAGCGATTAATGCAAATGAAATTGACGGGAAGCAAGAAGTCGTCCTCGTCAGACATTGAAAATAATAATGAAAAGGTATTCGCGGAGCCGCCGAAAAAACGACAACGGACGAAATGA
- the LOC131681305 gene encoding ovarian-specific serine/threonine-protein kinase Lok isoform X1 yields the protein MASNTEPDTQTQVTTQQSGLWSQIESQPVENVIWGRLYGKNLKIKTLGTKNPLPLISRAASCSYDLCNESFHVGRGEDNDLCVGNDCLPKKILARISKVQFCLQKDIVDLQNPTYIVDKSRNGTFVNGNLIGLGKQMIIKNDDIIGLSHPMFRAFVYKDQFAQNDLKDLPKAISDTYYVGRKLGSGACGVVHLVYDTKSCTPYAIKHVKKNGLAESSRPKVLNDPQRVMNEVNIMKNLEHPCVIKMHDIVNTPDSVYMVLEYMKGGELLGRILSKKGLSEKTAKLYFLQICHAVKYLHAKGITHRDLKPDNILLRDSDDETLVKVSDFGLSKFVRKDSVMQTLCGTPLYVAPEVLMTGGRDSYTRKVDIWSLGVVLFTMLSATLPFADEYGSPAVEQIKRAKFQFRHHSWKSVSSTAKKLIYDILTVDPNTRPTIDDILRSTWMRDAEVIEKAERLMQMKLTGSKKSSSSDIENNNEKVFAEPPKKRQRTK from the exons ATGGCAAGCAATACCGAACCAGATACGCAAACTCAGGTGACAACGCAACAGTCCGGTCTCTGGAGCCAGATTGAAAGTCAACCGGTGGAAAACGTTATTTGGGGCAGACTGTACGGAAAGAATTTAAAGATCAAAACGCTCGGTACTAAAAATCCACTTCCACTTATTTCCAGAGCTGCTTCCTGCAGCTATG ATCTATGCAATGAATCTTTCCATGTCGGCAGAGGCGAGGACAATGATCTGTGCGTTGGCAATGATTGCTTGCCGAAGAAGATACTAGCGCGTATCTCAAAAGTGCAGTTTTGTTTGCAAAAGGACATAGTCGATTTGCAGAACCCAACGTACATCGTG GACAAATCCCGCAACGGCACATTCGTAAATGGTAATCTCATTGGGCTCGGCAAGCAGATGATCATCAAAAATGATGACATCATTGGCTTATCCCATCCCATGTTTAGAGCCTTTGTATATAAAGATCAATTTgcacaaaatgatttaaaagaTCTGCCTAAAGCTATCAGTGACACATACTATGTGGGTCGGAAATTAGGATCCGGAGCTTGTGGTGTAGTTCATCTAGTCTACGATACCAAGTCCTGTACGCCATATGCAATAAAACACGTCAAGAAGAACGGTTTAGCCGAAAGTAGCAGGCCTAAGGTGTTGAACGATCCTCAGCGCGTTATGAATGAGGTCAACATAATGAAAAATTTGGAACAC CCTTGTGTCATCAAGATGCACGATATTGTTAATACTCCAGATTCAGTTTACATGGTACTGGAGTACATGAAGGGTGGCGAGTTGTTGGGACGCATTCTCAGCAAGAAGGGCCTTTCTGAGAAAACCGCTAAGCTCTACTTCCTTCAAATATGTCATGCAGTGAAATATTTGCATGCGAAAG GTATCACCCATCGTGACTTGAAACCGGATAACATCCTTTTGCGGGACAGCGACGATGAAACGCTGGTCAAAGTGTCCGACTTCGGGTTAAGCAAGTTCGTACGAAAAGACTCGGTAATGCAAACATTATGCGGAACACCACTCTATGTTGCACCTGAGGTGTTGATGACCGGGGGAAGAGACTCGTACACCCGCAAAGTAGACATTTGGAGCCTCGGCGTCGTTTTGTTCACGATGCTTAGCGCCACACTGCCTTTCGCTGACGAGTACGGAAGCCCTGCCGTGGAACAGATCAAGCGAGCCAAATTTCAATTTCGCCACCACTCGTGGAAATCGGTATCGTCGACTGCCAAAAAACTTATCTACGATATCCTGACAGTGGATCCTAACACTCGGCCTACGATTGACGACATATTGAGAAGTACCTGGATGCGGGATGCCGAAGTAATTGAAAAGGCGGAGCGATTAATGCAAATGAAATTGACGGGAAGCAAGAAGTCGTCCTCGTCAGACATTGAAAATAATAATGAAAAGGTATTCGCGGAGCCGCCGAAAAAACGACAACGGACGAAATGA